The nucleotide window TAAATCTGTCAAAGTCTTGTGAAAAGAGTTCATTAAGATGTAAGATTTATTACGATGTaagccattattcacacatgaactcatgtcgTAGTTAAAGTTcttgattagtgcataccttaactcatcgtCAGTTCAAAATGAAGTAACATTTAAATTACATATTAGCATGCTagtattcatgtactgttattgtaataTGTTACCATAAAatctatatttcaaataaaaatgtacttcTAACCATAACTGCTTTTATGTTTGagctgtatgtactgtatattcatGTTACATGACATTATATTATGACAGCTCTGTAGTACAAAACAGAACAGCTACTAAATGATAACCAGTATTCTGGAGAGGAAAGAAGATTTTGCAGGTTAcactaaattattaaatgatgaTAGACTTTTGGTTATTGTTTGAATTTTCACATTCAGGTGATGataaaccaagcggcaacctcccgctctccctcaggaagccaatacggaagtaactaaaactgcaattcatccgaaattccagtcctggccgctcctggctccaaaacagagcaaatttcaattgaggccactgttagaatggccaactttacagcagaaaaaaaggtgtttacagcctgctacaaagaaagattttggttaatacagctaatattacccttcatgacaactgtgagggggtgaatttttttataactcatccgtttccttcatattaagttatattaagtttgcataattaagggcgtggccacttgagtgacagctaggtcttgctggtcgccgtcacgtcactttagctgaatcctgcagattagccactgaactcggcatatttatcgtatttctgtattgttttatggggctttacacagtcaactgccttttggacttgtttcctacaattattagatggcatgctgagtgcacttaattgtgctcacaaaccattcacgtggcctccgtttcccatgtgagtaaagttatatacttatataccatctctatacatgtatttgttttatttaagatcatttatcatttaaatttatatttagagctgtaatgcacttcagaatctggcagattgattagctgtaggctctagatcagtcatctgaaaaCGGTTCaagggtgacgtcacggatactacgtccatatattttacagtctatgtgaTAAACCAATGAACTGTTGTTATTTCTGTGTCAGACCTGCAGGTGGAGACACAACAGATTGTTAAAGAGGGAGACTCAGTGACTCTGAGCTGTAAAAGCAGCTGCTCTCTGCCTGAAGAAACTACATTCATCTGGTACAGAAACACAGAGAGATTAAATAAAGGAATCAGAACAGAGAATCAGCTTCATCTGCAGTCAGTCAGCTATTATGATGCTGGATATTATCAGTGTGCTGTAGGAGGAAATGAACATCTGATCTCTCCTGCTGTTTATGTCAAAGTAGGATGTGAGTATAAACAAGAAGATGAGTGAAATATCTCACATGTGGAGTTTCTTAAATTAATATGAGTGAACATGTAAAGCTTTCCTCGAATATCTTTTGTGTGTTTTCAATAGTTGAGAGCAAAACTAAAgatttttgtgaatttatttttgctaaaagcCTGTTTTATAGTTTTCCTCATGTCTGTGTTTCAGCGGTTTATGGTCTGGTGGATTGGGGAGTGAGTTACAGTCCTTCATATGTTTGTGCATTAAAGGGATCAACAGTGAAAATATCCTGTACTTCAACACATGCTGATTATCATCTTATGAAATCTGTCTCAACCAAACCTGCTGTAACTGGTGAAGAACCTCCAGACCTGTGTACAGATCCAGACAAAAGAGGAGGAATTCAGTGTGTCAGAGATAAAGACACTTTAATCATCACTTTGACTGCAGTAACAGAAGCTGATAAACACATCTACTACTGCAGATTCACAGATAAAGAGAATAAAAGATGGACTGTGATTCCTGGAGCTCGTCTTGATGTCACAGGTAAATAAACTGAGATCAGGACTTTTTTCAGGTCTCCATGAACACAGCAGCTCTTTATTTTACAGAAATGAATCCACCATCTGAACAACATCAATATCATGTGTTTATGGCACAACAGctatttgaaatgctttaattgGTTCTGCACCCGACCTGATTTCTTGTGCCAAGaaatacatttctgaataaaACGCGATGGCGATCGGTAACTTGCATAGGAGCGGGCGGGCTAACAATATAGCATTCCTGAGAGAGACAGCGAGCGAATGAGCGAGCAAAAGAGGAAAGAGTGTGcaccgtgtttgtgtgtgtgtgtgtgtatatgtgtgtgaagaAGAGAGCGTGCGCATCCGCCATGGTGCTGTGTGTCATTTGCTAtagcccaggggtcaccaatctcggtcctggagggccggtgtccctacaggGTTTTGCTcctacttgcctcaacacacctgcctaggtgttttaagtatacctaggccccgtttacactagtgcgttttagttttaaaacggcgttttagaatgaaaacgatccgcgtccacactcgcgtttcacccagcgtttctgaactgctctccgtccacaccaaaacgctgaaaacgcacatcacgtgaccacacacacactctcaggcaagcgctgtagccaatctacccagatgagagctgtgctagtcggacttctcatcaagcatctcctgctggatctaatctcactatatttattaaacggaatatttctttcatcttgttgtctttatttaacgacatattcTTTGGTCATtgaaatctattacttgttctcaggtaacgtgttttggctaagcgcaaagataagttaatgattaatgtaagcacgtacattctgtatattgactgatcgcttgcctttatttcctataatgtataaacttattgtatgttatacttttataatggccattattgattattaaaactgatattcagcaaagagagggtgtgtttcgtattttcactgaaattgaaaggaggcagttgttgtaggctccgttttgttataaatatgcacacagtgaagatgacgctcatatttgcagcacggcgcctcaacatttctgctgtctgtttagttgttaatattaaaatgaaaataggcagttccttatatcatgtttacattttattgttgagaaagtaaaacaacgtagccagggtgatgtgaatgaagttataaagtacactgttccctttgaagatttacccgtgtcctcggtatagtctgttttccatatcaaactgacaagaagagactgcagccatgatcaaacttgcgaagtctgaacttacacggagaagatgcaggactgaactgtgtgttaggctacttaatattcaggaaaagccccaatcagagaggcgaatgtctgcagccccgcctccgttttcaaatgtctcctttttccccatccacactgagacggagcagctgcgtttcagaatgaaaacggcctctccagcgttttcgaaacgctccgttttcggcgctcgagaactccggcgtagtgtggacggatggcgtaaccgtagcaaaacttatgcgttttcaaactaaaacgcattagtgtaaacggggccctagtaagaccttgattagcttgctcaggtgtgtttgattagggttggagctaaaatctgcaggacaccgaccttCCAGGAACAactttggtgaccactgctataGGCTGTCAGGATTCCAGCTAGGTGTTTTTAGGAggtctatttatatatatatatatatgtatgtattcttCTGTGGCCCAATATGTATCTGATACATGTATGGAAATGATGCTGATATCAGAGGCACAAAAAGGGGTTTGCACTATATGCGTTTCATAGGGGCACCACACATGCGGAGTCACTATTTTTGAAATTTTCCTTACTAAAAGtttcaaatatcaaaataaataaatatttttttgtaaagaatgtttattttgcattttatatgagtataatattgtatttaataaataaaaaaatcataccgCCCCTCCACCTCCATTGACCATTTGATTGATCCGTTGCagctggataaaaaaaaataaattaaataacatttggaTAAAAAATTCCCCTGTATAAATTGTATAatgattataatgtttttttaaccctgttaaaactgacacatgaacaaatagtcagtatatttacatatacatttataatgtttattaatcctaACAAGATCTAttttataccatatacatgtttttataaatttattatgtaCTATATTTATACATCGGGcctttgataattaaaaaaatttaattataaaaagtttgcccataatattttgataaaataaaacatttcaggcagtttgtctctgcttattttttacaaaattttttacaaaatttattttttatttttttaaattttaaagtcttttttatttcactttgtgagGGGTGTAATAGCACTGTCAGTCAATTGTTCATGTAAAGACCTTACACCTCGCATATGAGAAGTgaattcatttttatgtttttttgccctttaggactcccatatctatcattttgttttgacaaatgtagcaCAAAAGCAAGGCATGTCAGGGTGCTATAATCATTCAATGAGGAAAATaaaattcaagaaaaaaaatttggGGTGGGATGGGATGTAATTATTTGTGACTCATTACAGGCTTAGtgtaattatatttttacttCTTCATACTTTTTCAGTTGTGTTTTGATATGTTTGAAACCTGTTAACAAGGGGGGTGAGCAAAACTTGAACctgcatacccctcagtaaatttGCAGTTGTGCCCCTGGCTGATGTGATATATGAAACACAGTCGGTAGTTGTCAAATATATTGAgtgaaaatgtttgtaaatgtgaCTTCGAAAGAGTCAATGCctcaccagccacaaacctcacTCAAGTCACAcggcactcatgtctcatcacaaaggggcaaacaaaactgacatttagcctacaacccttgcacaacctacacttttatctgttctctctctcttttggcaGTGGACAATTTTACCGTGAGATTTTGGAAAATTAgatctaaaactaaaaaaattttaGTCTTGCACAGATCTCTactatgatttttaaatgttgtaatttCTCTGTCAGACCTGCAGGTGGAGACACAGCAGACTGTTGTAGAGGGAGGTTCAGTCACTCTGAGCTGTAAAAGCAGCTGCTCTCTGCCTGAAGAAACTACATTCATCTGGTTCAGAAAGACAGAGAGATTAACTGGAGAAACACTGAATAATCAGCTTCACCTGCAGTCAGTCACCTATAATGATGCTGGAGAATATAGATGTGCTGCAGGAGGAAATGAACATCTGAAATCTCCACCTGTTTTTCTCAAAGTTGGTTGTGAGTACAAACTAACTTATTAGCATGAGTAAAACATTTCACACATTTGGAATATTTGTCGTTTACTTGGGTATGTTTGCAATTAAAGAGTTTTTCCAGTAATATTgtctgtcttttagtaaatatatgagatacttgctttgtttgccaaatacagtggatctaattggatttacattttaaacattaaataaaatttaaaaaaatattacttttaatgAACATATTAGGGTTTTAGTTTTgattttcacaaaataatttagcaaaaatcctcagatttttaccaaaattctacgcagaaatagcaaaaaacgtccattgattccgtctggccctaaccATCAccagaaaacatccatacacattaattcacacacatacgctacggacaatttagtttattcaattcctaTATCAattcctatagcacatgtgtttggactgtgggggaaaccggagcaccctgaggaaactcaCCCCAcagcaggaagaacatgcaactccacacaaaaagtcaactgacccactgcgccaccgtgatgccaatGTATTGACGttgttttttaatgaataaagtaGAACTGAAAATGTTTAGGGAAGGACAATTTGGTAAGATCCAATCAGACAAAATATTCTGCATGGCAGTGATTTGAGCTTCAAGCATTTGATTTATCTTTGAGCTTTTATTTATGCAAAGGTAAATGCATTTTAGTGTTTGATATTCAGCAAAGTGCTTTATTATGCTTCAGCCAAGAATTTTTATTTCATTGGATCTGTCACGATGGTCAGTGACCAcccgagggcgctgtagttcaacaGGTCTCAGAAGGAACTACAGCGTCCCAAAAAGACTACAACTTCATACTTACCACGCGCGTACACCGGAACACATACACTGATCTGCCAACACAGCTGTATCTGttttaccgttgattatctggactatatatccTATCATTCCACCACTGTTGatcatcgcgtcgtttgtcttccATGTCTTTCTTGTCTCCAGTCCTAGTAAGTCTTGCATACCGAGTTTCTTGATCTTGTTCTTGTATTTTGCTATAGTCTAGTACGTGTTAACCTgtcttagttttttgttttgtttgtttgtttgttactttgctctttgatatttttggatttttgtcactgttttctgCACGATATATCATTAAATTCTGCACTTGAATCCGCTATCTTTTGTTCTTGTTCTTTTGTTCTgactaaaatctaaatttactgtGTAAATTAACACAGCTGAACCAAACATCACATGGATCTTAgctgtgtgttttaaagtgttgtCACATCTCTGTTTCAGGGATTAATAGTCTGCAGTATTGGGGAGTGAAATACAGCCCTTCATCTGTTTGTGCATTAAAAGGATCAACAGTGACAATGTCTTGTACTCCAACATATACTGATGATTATAAGCTCACACCAGACTTCTGGACCAAAACTTCTAAAACTGATGGAGAAACACCAGACCTGTGTACAGACCCTGATAAAACAGGAAGAGTTCAGTGTGTCAGAGATAAAGACACTTCCAGCATCACTTTGACTGCAGTAACAGAAGCTGATAAACACAAATATTACTGCAGCTGTACAGATAAGTGGAATAGAAGATGGACTGTGGTTCCTGGAGTTTGGCTTGATGTCAAAGGTAAAACTATCTGAACTGTCCAATAAAGCCAACCATCAGCCATCAGAATTTATTCAATTGTTCTTTATAACTGGAACACTGTCATTTCAGCATCTGCATCATCAGCCTGAACAGCTTTAGATTTTAGTATCATTTCCAAGATGATGTGACAACTGCATTTTTTACTTAAGACACCATTGACAGAAAGTTGTTGTGATTTCTCTGTCAGACCTGCAGGTGGAGACACAGCAGACTGTTGTAGAGggagattcagtgactctgagctgTAAAAGCAGCTGCTCTCTGCCTGAAGAAACTACATTCATCTGGTACAGAAACACAGAGAGATTAACTGGAGAAACACTGAATAATCAGCTTCAGCTGCAGTCAGTCAGTCGCTCTGATGCTGGAGAATATAGATGTGCTGCAAGAGGAAATGAACATCTGAAATCTCCACCTGTTCATCTCAGTGTTGAATGTGAGAACACACCCACAGATTGATAGTAGAACAGTATCAAATAAGTATAATTATGATTATATCTATGTTAAATAACTCTTTAATGTGTTATACAGACTGCATGGCATTGTGTTTGTTAGTATTGGAGACTTGATTTATTAagaataatgtattattaaatgcattttataatcatTTTGTGAACATGTGTTGTAACATCCTTCTTGAGGTGATGCTGGTTTATTTACTGTTCACCAGTTTAGATTTTCATCACTGATTTTTTTGTAGCAtattctgtttatatatatatatatatggtcagtACATGGTTATTATTTTTTAGACAAACCAAACAGCGTCTCAGTGTCCGTCAGTGGATCTGCTGTAATAGTGTCTggagattcagtgactctgagctgcagcagcgactcaaaccctcctgctGTGAACTTCACCTGGTTTAAGGAGGGTCAAAGCTCAGCTGTTGGATCTGGACAGAGTTTTAACATCTCCAGCTTTAACTCCAGTGACAGTGATCGATACTACTGTGAGGCTGAGAATAAATATGGCTCTCAGAGATCAGAGTCTGTTTCAGTCACTGAAGGTATTTTCTAGAAACAGACACTCTTTCAGTTTCTTCTGTCTCTGCTGTCAAATGATCTTCATCAGCGTCTTGTTTCAGGGGTTCAGAGATCTGCTCTGCTCACACTTACTGGAGCTGTGGCGGGATGTGGAGGAttgatcttcatcatcatcttcattattgTGTTCATATGGTGAGTAGAGTTTGTCTGAACACAGAAACTTCTTAACAGTTTAAAACATCTCACATTCATTGTAAATGGACTGTTTctatgtatttaataaattaaatatgtctGTGATTTCAGTGTTAAGAGGAGGAGAGCAGCTGGAAGTGAAGCTGTGGAGCAAAAGCAGGTGAGAAACACACTCCTCCATCTACAGCTGCAGTTCAATATGCTTGTGTGTTTACACTGAATTATAaacacagatgtgtgtgtgtgtgtgatgcagtaTAAGTGTAGAAATGTTTCTCTATAGAGCGCTGACTCCACTGATGATACGTACACAGCTCTGGATCCAGCGTCCAGAAGATCTGCTGACGTTTACAGCACAATCCCAGTCAGTAAATGTCTGCAACACTTTTCCAGTCAGATTGATCAGATCCAGATAAACACAGGCTGATGTGTTCATGTGTTTCTCTCACAGTCTGTCGGCTCCAGAGCTCCTGATGATGAGACCTACACGGCTCTTGAGCTTCAGTCCAGATCTTCTGAATATGAGACTCTACATGTAGCAGGAGCTTCAGCAGATCCACATTAAACTCTCCTCGCTGTATTACTGCTCATATACAGGCAAATACTGAAGCTCCTCAGAAACTGATCATCATTAGAGCTCATCAACATCTGACTGCTCATAAACACATATTAGACTTTATTCACACAGTAGGATTCTTCTGCTTATGCAAACACAGTTTAGGATAAAATATAGCATTTATATTAGATTTATATTAGATTTTAGGGCTGGCAGTGTTTTcctcattattttaaattattgtttgCTTCACTTGCCAATTCAAATATTAAAGTTAAACTTTCTAAACAGAGTTAAATATAAGCTTTAACCCAAGCATTGTTTTATCTTAATGCAATCTGTATCGGTTTCTATTAAAGTGCTGTATTGAcagtttttactgtgttttttattttgtataatgtctgattttataataaacatttctGTAGTGTATTTAATGATTACAGTAAGTGCAGTTCATGTGTGTTTTCAGATTGTCCTCCAgtgacagacttttattggttTCATAAAATCTGATAAAAGGCCAGAAGTGTACATTCACAATACTGAAACTGATTTATATGCTAATAACTATAATACATATTGATTAATAGTTAATAATGAATTCAAATTCGCTATTTTCCTTACACAATATGATAAAATATGGCCAATCAAACGAGTTTTAACGACTGCAGATGTTTAAACATCAATCAGATTACCGTCTGTGACTCGTAGCTCCGCCCACCGTAACAGAAAATTTGACTTCTCTCCAAAATAATCTCCATTAAAACGAGCAACGGCGAGAACAGAGAAGCTGCAGCTGTTTAAAGCGAGATAAGTgacaaaaatgtgtttattaatgtaaaatatactAATATCACATTCAGAGAAGTGGACAAGTAGAGTTGACCATTTAAATCCAAAGTTTAAATCCCAAAGCGGCCCAGAATTCTTTGCGATGCCTCTGACTGTCctgatttcattcatttactttttaactttccttagtcccttattttatcacacacacacacacacacacacacacacacacacacacacacacacacactacagccaatttatgtCACCAAGTCCCGCTATAAAGCGTGtggaccggagcacccggaaacccacaagaacatgcaaactccacacagaaactgacccagccgggactcgatccAGAAACCCTTTTGCTGACCCTTtatgtgacagtgctaaccagatTAACaagtcatatatatttatttatatatattatatattaggtTTTGTTTGGTTCTCCTCCACATAAAATCAGCAGCAGCAGTAAAACACACTTGATCTTTCTGTCCACAAGATGATTAAAGTTGAACTAAagttccctagtagcaaagaattctggcccagatttggcataaagctggcacagcaggcattcatccggcactggcatacagcatgtgggccaaacatggcccaggtttggcagaggtggcaccgtttttaaggcggcacacaagatttgggccagatgaaaaacgtagtatttgacccagattaaaaaatttgataagtgggccatgtgagtttggtcagtcttgacccacatttaaaatacactaaaatcatttttgagtaaagaaaaaaaattctaccaatcaggtcactttgagaaaaagcctgcccatagtgtgcctaaagcctggttcacactacaggattttaaacatcagcagatcgctgtgctgtttacactacatgacttgactttgtgtcttttgatctTTGTGGTGTTCaaactacgcaacactccgtgaatgatccacaagaggggggtcacacactacatgatctgacaacaactcattccccatcagctcattcaagttaccaaaccacagccaatgaaaatttgagggaggagtcatcagaaaaaagctgaacactattggctgcttgtgtgctgatgacatcgcTGACAgagtttcaagctttggagaaagcatttaaaaacatcgtcaaatcagctgatttatcagcggattaatcactcatctgcaaggttccagtggatagatacacagagagtttttaatttttgtaattttataactctttgaaataaaactaacatatttataacaccgtgccgttttctaactatcagtgtatttctttctgacattgatatttttttaattacaaaacagtaaagaactgagcgtttctgccttaaattaccatattggtcaaaatgactgcatgcatgtctgatacttttcactgtgactttaaatatgtgtgcattttcttgcctggaaacttcctgctaacataaacaaaactttctgatggcaaaaacatcaatttacttcagatatctttttaaaacagcatattctgtgctgttaaatagcttctgtttgaaagtgaaaatgaaagccaagacctttaagtgttttagtatcttaactacatatttataggctgtattaccaaaaaaatattatatttttagggtaatggtgtcattaaatatgatgccagacattcaaagcttaattttaatatctcaataacagctttgaatgtaaatatgttgtgacagtatggcgttttatattagaacggtcagaatgagcagtatggtaattctaatagttacagaattctagtttcactgttaatatagcttactctcatgtctgtgctaacgcagaatgaagtgagtgcactgatgcccattctgaccaatcacagatgtttctgctgagctcctgaacacacagccattcagctcatgctgatctgctctctcattggctgcagctcgtcactacatctgaccacacgtggggttgagtcggccgactgctctggaatatttagcatgctgaatattggatttccgtctgcgaggtgtcggcgacgcgtcagcgagcctcgttgatgcgttgctcagtagttcacacataaagagcggcgagcgccgagcacccgcaaattttttcccgatcacagcccgatctgtcggcgagctcgttaacttccaaatcgggctcaaatcaggcttaaaatcctctagtgtgaactaggcataaagCACATCACTcaatgggtttatcaatttcattgcaatcgtgacacaccaacctatctggcccagttcaggcccagttatgagttattaacttggctgagacttggcccagatatggtctgtgtttggctcttgtctggaagccagatttggtccagtcatgtaccgtaattcactgcggcatgtgggccaatcAAAACCTGATTGtatgggccagagctgggccagagaaattttgctatgtgggatttaaggtaataataataataatcctaatTTAACAATTTCTGAGATATTCAAACATTTAGTTATTAGTGTTAAGGAAGTATTTTAATCTTCAGCAGAGCTCTTGTGTTGTCTGTCAGAAACGGCCTCTGACCCACTTAAACGCCCACTTTAATGTCCACTGATGGATATGAATGTGGTTAAGTATGTCGTATGTCATGTTAACACTTCATGAGTGAAAATAGAGTTTGTGCAAACAAGAGGAAGTGACACTAAGAGCTGCAAAGCTTC belongs to Danio rerio strain Tuebingen ecotype United States chromosome 1, GRCz12tu, whole genome shotgun sequence and includes:
- the LOC103909373 gene encoding B-cell receptor CD22-like, which produces MTAECNGQQGWGVSYSSSSVCAIKGSTVKISCTAIYPHNHQLRRVFWTRHTGGEQPDLCSDPEKTGRVQCVSTEKNRKYRDTSSITLTAVTEADEHIYYCRITTDVEGGNWTGVPGVQLDVTDLQVETQQIVKEGDSVTLSCKSSCSLPEETTFIWYRNTERLNKGIRTENQLHLQSVSYYDAGYYQCAVGGNEHLISPAVYVKVGSVYGLVDWGVSYSPSYVCALKGSTVKISCTSTHADYHLMKSVSTKPAVTGEEPPDLCTDPDKRGGIQCVRDKDTLIITLTAVTEADKHIYYCRFTDKENKRWTVIPGARLDVTDLQVETQQTVVEGDSVTLSCKSSCSLPEETTFIWYRNTERLTGETLNNQLQLQSVSRSDAGEYRCAARGNEHLKSPPVHLSVEYKPNSVSVSVSGSAVIVSGDSVTLSCSSDSNPPAVNFTWFKEGQSSAVGSGQSFNISSFNSSDSDRYYCEAENKYGSQRSESVSVTEGVQRSALLTLTGAVAGCGGLIFIIIFIIVFICVKRRRAAGSEAVEQKQSADSTDDTYTALDPASRRSADVYSTIPSVGSRAPDDETYTALELQSRSSEYETLHVAGASADPH